From one Lotus japonicus ecotype B-129 chromosome 3, LjGifu_v1.2 genomic stretch:
- the LOC130745444 gene encoding uncharacterized protein At4g04775-like: MTQNQKAWSGHGGSTTRMNNQMCESTQNTRFCARSSSFCTPCPEKSCGCGKQVIMYKSNSKLNPGKLFWRCPDWKESRTCGFFEWVKAEGEAENEADNEESSKVNVELKSVEDLTEMMDNKIGKLREELQGDMKEIMQSVIGKIMEDKNEMKDKKIAKLKLKLKNEGLKSNVLLVLLVLGCAVVLAKYF, from the exons ATGACCCAGAACCAAAAGGCATGGAGCGGACACGGTGGCTCGACAACGAGGATGAACAACCAGATGTGCGAATCGACCCAGAACACACGATTCTGTGCTCGATCGTCCAGCTTCTGCACCCCATGCCCAGAGAAAAGTTGTGGTTGTGGCAAACAAGTCATTATGTACAAGTCCAATTCCAAGCTTAATCCTGGAAAGCTTTTTTGGAGATGTCCTGATTGGAAG GAAAGTAGGACCTGTGGTTTCTTTGAATGGGTCAAAGCTGAAGGTGAAGCTGAAAATGAGGCTGATAATGAGGAATCCTCTAAAGTGAATGTAGAATTGAAGAGTGTTGAGGACCTTACTGAGATGATGGACAATAAAATTGGTAAGCTGAGGGAAGAGCTGCAGGGAGACATGAAGGAAATCATGCAGAGTGTGATTGGCAAGATCATGGAAGACAAGAATGAAATGAAAGACAAGAAGATTGCCAAGTTAAAGCTCAAACTGAAAAATGAGGGCTTGAAGAGCAATGTGTTGTTGGTGTTGTTAGTTTTAGGGTGTGCTGTAGTTTTGGCAAAGTATTTCTAG
- the LOC130745445 gene encoding uncharacterized protein LOC130745445 isoform X3 produces MMTAVKMLFTEPPQKKKFGFDFHLVQFFFACMPSLVFFFFHSTAVYLVAQYARYDMRKMEVEVEQKRKVKEEEEQKEKEKEMELNPPEEREAKSDPQLMEVKVRLEKLEEALKEIVVETKKQSSSNVAKNQTADDGKELQNSSAPRDTSSASTSNRAVDEDRFSKHNSLKSKPNLGEESKGSMATPNSSLQDPKGQNQSKGAS; encoded by the exons ATGATGACTGCTGTTAAGATGCTTTTCACCGAGCCCCCACAGAAGAAAAAGTTTGG GTTTGATTTCCATcttgtgcaatttttttttgccTGTATGCCTTCCTTGG ttttttttttttttcattccacAGCTGTGTATTTGGTGGCGCAGTATGCTCGTTATGACATGAGAAAAATGGAGGTG GAAGTAGAGCAGAAAAGGAaggtgaaggaagaagaagaacagaaagaaaaagaaaaagaaatggaaCTTAATCCTCCTGAGGAACGGGAAGCGAAATCCGATCCGCAGCTTATGGAGGTGAAAGTGAGACTGGAGAAACTGGAAGAGGCTCTAAAGGAGATTGTGGTTGAAACAAAGAAACAATCAAGCAGCAATGTAGCAAAAAATCAGACAGCTGATGATGGAAAAGAACTTCAAAATTCTTCTGCCCCAAGGGACACAAGTAGCGCTTCAACATCAAACAGAGCTGTAGATGAAGACCGTTTTAGTAAGCATAATTCTCTCAAGTCAAAGCCAAATTTAGGTGAGGAGAGTAAAGGTTCAATGGCAACTCCAAATTCTTCTCTTCAGGACCCAAAGGGCCAGAATCAAAGTAAAGGGGCTTCTTAA